The Geotalea uraniireducens Rf4 genome window below encodes:
- the cas6 gene encoding CRISPR system precrRNA processing endoribonuclease RAMP protein Cas6, producing MRNIADSYFLFGLKSDFESAFRLAVDCRRSSCDGCPSCDSCPFRQTFSQSITSDPLAVKRYQKPPYPFMFDFPILTQTPNRGGILEFGVTLVGSAINNFHYYLAALVLLTRQNMTNKPAFASILKVESSDYRGNRNLVMGENGDIYPDRLFLFSAVELQKTCELQPNEVAISIETPLRLLQEGRPLRELSFSPFIRSLFRRISSLAYYYGGGEMELDYKWLSSRSTSIESRCSDFHWVDWNGHPGSGRLSGIVGKGIFSGDLLDFYPFLLLGQYFHMGKGASFGLGKYRLEKVTVSDGGIKSR from the coding sequence ATGCGGAATATTGCGGACAGCTACTTTCTCTTCGGTCTCAAGTCGGATTTTGAGAGCGCTTTTCGCCTGGCCGTTGATTGCCGACGCAGTTCTTGTGATGGCTGCCCGAGTTGTGATTCATGCCCTTTCCGACAAACATTTTCCCAGTCAATAACATCTGATCCCTTAGCCGTGAAGCGTTACCAGAAACCGCCTTACCCTTTCATGTTCGATTTTCCGATATTAACGCAAACTCCCAACAGGGGCGGCATTCTGGAGTTTGGCGTAACCCTCGTAGGATCGGCAATCAACAATTTCCATTACTATCTGGCAGCGTTGGTTCTGTTGACTCGTCAGAATATGACAAACAAGCCCGCTTTCGCTTCTATCCTTAAGGTCGAATCTTCTGACTACCGGGGAAATCGCAATCTGGTAATGGGTGAGAATGGAGATATTTATCCTGACCGACTTTTTTTGTTCTCAGCCGTGGAACTGCAGAAAACATGCGAGCTGCAGCCGAATGAAGTGGCAATTTCCATAGAAACGCCGCTACGACTGTTGCAGGAGGGCCGGCCTCTGCGGGAATTATCCTTTTCACCATTTATCCGCTCCCTGTTCAGGCGCATATCGTCTCTGGCATACTACTATGGAGGGGGCGAAATGGAACTGGATTATAAATGGTTGTCAAGTCGCAGCACTTCTATTGAAAGCCGATGCTCGGACTTCCATTGGGTCGATTGGAACGGGCATCCAGGCAGTGGACGATTGAGCGGAATTGTCGGTAAAGGAATTTTTAGCGGGGATCTGCTCGATTTTTATCCCTTTTTGCTTCTCGGCCAATATTTCCATATGGGGAAAGGGGCATCATTTGGCCTGGGGAAATATCGTCTTGAAAAGGTGACGGTCAGCGATGGCGGAATTAAGAGCAGATAG
- a CDS encoding c(7)-type cytochrome triheme domain-containing protein yields the protein MKKLLILVFSTVLFAGLAFAQNGVKQKRPKPYEYGTVTISPLSTKAELPPVTFEHWIHRAKYTCRLCHVDIGFAMKKGTTEIRAEDNMRGYFCGTCHDGKREYNGTKIFKACSKNPTGQEERQCDRCHQKEKDPSKADEFFRFSEKLPKERLGNGINWEKAETDGDIKPIDFLEGVSIKRAPMSVQKDFALEAKVGGLPSIVFSHKKHTFWNGCEVCHPEVFAGVRRGMTKYSMVEINDGKYCGICHISVAFPLQDCQRCHSTSEKL from the coding sequence ATGAAAAAGTTACTAATCCTGGTTTTTAGTACTGTTCTGTTTGCCGGTCTCGCCTTTGCACAAAACGGGGTAAAACAGAAAAGACCGAAGCCGTATGAATACGGCACGGTCACCATCAGCCCATTATCAACAAAGGCAGAGCTTCCGCCAGTCACCTTCGAGCACTGGATACACAGGGCCAAATACACCTGCCGTCTGTGCCATGTGGATATCGGCTTCGCCATGAAAAAAGGAACTACTGAAATAAGGGCTGAGGACAACATGCGTGGGTACTTCTGCGGGACATGCCACGATGGGAAAAGGGAATATAATGGAACGAAGATTTTTAAAGCCTGTTCTAAAAATCCCACCGGTCAAGAAGAACGACAGTGCGATAGATGCCATCAAAAAGAAAAAGACCCGTCAAAAGCAGATGAATTTTTTCGATTCAGTGAGAAACTACCGAAGGAACGGCTTGGCAACGGGATAAACTGGGAAAAAGCAGAAACTGACGGGGATATTAAACCGATTGATTTCCTTGAGGGAGTTTCCATAAAAAGGGCGCCGATGTCCGTACAAAAAGATTTCGCTTTAGAGGCAAAAGTAGGCGGACTTCCGAGCATCGTCTTTTCCCACAAGAAACATACCTTCTGGAACGGCTGTGAAGTCTGCCACCCGGAAGTATTTGCCGGAGTAAGAAGGGGGATGACTAAATATTCCATGGTCGAAATAAATGATGGAAAGTATTGCGGCATCTGCCATATTTCAGTAGCATTTCCATTACAGGACTGTCAAAGATGCCATTCAACGAGTGAAAAATTATAA
- a CDS encoding succinate dehydrogenase/fumarate reductase iron-sulfur subunit: MSDHKTMTLTLNVWRQKGPKDPGKFETYTAKNITEHHSFLEMIDVVNEDLIKSGKEPIVFDHDCREGICGMCSQVVNGVPHGGQERTTVCQLHMRKFKDGDTIFIEPWRATAFPIIKDLVVDRSAYDTIIQAGGYTSCHTGGVPDGNAVLIPKPEADYAMDAAECIGCGACAAACPNSSAMLFTSAKVAQMAALPQGKAEAGVRVKAMVEAMQECGFGNCSNHYECQAACPKGINVKFIAKLNREYLKAQF, from the coding sequence ATGAGCGATCACAAAACCATGACTCTGACTCTTAATGTCTGGCGGCAGAAGGGACCGAAAGATCCCGGTAAATTCGAAACCTACACCGCCAAAAATATCACCGAACACCACTCATTCCTGGAAATGATCGATGTGGTCAATGAAGACCTCATCAAATCCGGGAAGGAGCCGATCGTCTTTGACCACGATTGCCGTGAAGGTATCTGCGGCATGTGTTCACAGGTGGTCAACGGCGTACCCCACGGCGGCCAGGAACGGACCACCGTCTGCCAGCTCCATATGCGGAAGTTTAAGGACGGCGACACGATCTTCATCGAGCCGTGGCGCGCCACAGCCTTCCCGATCATCAAGGACCTGGTGGTCGACCGGAGCGCCTATGATACCATCATCCAGGCGGGCGGCTATACCTCATGCCACACCGGCGGGGTGCCAGACGGCAATGCCGTGCTGATTCCCAAGCCGGAAGCTGATTATGCCATGGACGCTGCCGAGTGCATCGGCTGCGGTGCTTGCGCCGCTGCTTGCCCTAACAGTTCCGCCATGCTATTCACCAGCGCCAAGGTGGCCCAGATGGCTGCTCTGCCGCAAGGGAAGGCGGAGGCCGGCGTTCGTGTCAAAGCGATGGTCGAGGCGATGCAAGAGTGCGGTTTCGGCAACTGTAGTAACCACTATGAATGTCAGGCTGCCTGTCCGAAGGGGATCAACGTCAAGTTTATCGCCAAGCTGAACAGGGAGTATCTGAAGGCTCAGTTCTAG
- a CDS encoding fumarate reductase/succinate dehydrogenase flavoprotein subunit, translating to MILDGKCPTGPIEKTWDKHRFDLKLVNPANKRKYNVIMVGTGLAGGAAAASLGELGYNVQAFCYQDSPRRAHSIAAQGGINAAKNYPNDGDSIYRLFYDTIKGGDFRAREADVWRLAQVSNNIIDQCVAQGVPFARDYAGYLDNRSFGGAQVSRTFFARGQTGQQLLLGAYSALSRQIKAGTVKMYNRREMLDLVVVDGVAKGITCRNLVTGEIESYAADAVCLATGGYVNVFYLSTNAMGCSVTANWKAYKKGAYFANPCYTQIHPTCIPQAGDYQSKLTLMSESLRNDGRCWVPKKKEDLAKHPNEIPEEDRDYYLERKYPSFGNLAPRDIASRAAKEQCDDGRGVGPGGRGVYLDFATSIKRVGVDTIKERYGNLFEMYEKITDEDGYKRPMRMYPAPHYSMGGLWVDYNLQSSIPGLFVLGEANFSVHGANRLGASALMQGLADGYFVIPYTIGGYLATVKPGTVQTDNPEFKKSVEDVQNYSKKLLSINGKKTVSEFMRELGSLMWDNCGMARSKESLEENLKKIPALREEFWKNVKVSGSGADLNQDLENAGRTADFLEFGELLCRDAHHRNESCGGHFRTEYQTEDGEAQRDDENYCYVGAWEFKGDGKDPELHKEPLRFENVHLAVRSYK from the coding sequence GTGATACTCGACGGAAAATGTCCAACCGGACCTATAGAAAAAACGTGGGACAAGCACCGCTTCGATCTGAAGCTCGTGAATCCCGCCAACAAGAGAAAGTACAACGTTATCATGGTGGGTACCGGTCTGGCCGGTGGCGCTGCCGCTGCCTCGCTCGGAGAGCTCGGCTACAACGTGCAGGCCTTCTGCTATCAGGATTCTCCACGCCGCGCCCACTCCATCGCTGCCCAGGGGGGGATCAACGCAGCCAAGAACTACCCTAACGATGGGGACTCCATCTACCGTCTGTTCTATGACACCATCAAGGGTGGCGACTTCCGCGCCCGTGAGGCTGACGTGTGGCGTCTGGCCCAGGTGTCCAACAACATCATCGACCAGTGCGTTGCCCAAGGCGTTCCCTTTGCCCGCGACTATGCCGGCTACCTGGACAACCGTTCATTCGGTGGCGCCCAGGTTTCCCGTACCTTTTTTGCCCGCGGCCAGACTGGCCAGCAGCTCCTCCTCGGCGCCTACTCAGCGCTTTCCCGCCAGATAAAGGCAGGGACAGTGAAGATGTACAACCGCCGCGAGATGCTGGACCTGGTCGTGGTTGACGGCGTTGCCAAAGGGATCACCTGCCGCAACCTCGTGACCGGCGAGATCGAGTCCTATGCGGCCGATGCGGTCTGTCTTGCCACCGGCGGCTATGTGAACGTCTTCTACCTTTCCACCAACGCCATGGGTTGTTCTGTCACCGCCAACTGGAAAGCGTACAAGAAGGGTGCGTATTTCGCAAATCCCTGTTACACGCAGATCCATCCGACCTGTATTCCACAGGCCGGCGACTACCAGTCGAAACTGACTCTCATGTCCGAGTCGCTCCGTAACGACGGCCGCTGCTGGGTGCCGAAGAAGAAGGAAGACCTGGCCAAACACCCCAACGAGATTCCCGAAGAAGATCGTGATTACTACTTGGAGCGCAAGTATCCGAGCTTCGGCAACCTTGCTCCCCGCGATATCGCCTCCCGTGCCGCCAAGGAACAGTGCGACGACGGCCGCGGCGTTGGCCCCGGCGGACGCGGCGTGTACCTCGACTTCGCCACCTCGATTAAGCGCGTCGGAGTTGACACCATCAAGGAACGCTACGGCAACCTGTTCGAGATGTATGAGAAGATTACCGACGAGGACGGCTACAAGCGCCCGATGCGTATGTATCCTGCCCCCCACTACTCCATGGGCGGCCTCTGGGTCGACTACAACCTACAGAGCAGCATCCCCGGCCTGTTCGTCCTCGGCGAGGCCAATTTCTCTGTCCACGGCGCAAACCGCCTTGGCGCATCGGCCCTCATGCAGGGTCTGGCCGATGGCTACTTCGTCATTCCCTACACCATCGGTGGCTACCTCGCCACGGTGAAACCCGGCACTGTGCAGACCGACAACCCCGAATTCAAGAAGTCGGTTGAAGACGTGCAGAACTACTCCAAGAAGCTTCTCTCCATCAACGGCAAGAAGACTGTATCGGAGTTCATGCGCGAGTTAGGTTCTCTCATGTGGGACAACTGCGGCATGGCGCGCTCCAAGGAGTCCCTGGAGGAAAACCTCAAGAAGATTCCTGCACTGCGTGAAGAGTTCTGGAAGAACGTCAAGGTCTCCGGCTCCGGTGCCGATCTGAACCAGGATCTGGAGAACGCCGGCCGTACCGCCGACTTCCTGGAGTTCGGCGAGCTCCTCTGCCGCGATGCCCACCACCGCAATGAGTCTTGCGGCGGCCACTTCCGGACCGAATACCAGACCGAAGACGGCGAGGCTCAACGTGACGACGAGAATTATTGTTACGTCGGCGCCTGGGAATTCAAGGGAGACGGCAAGGATCCCGAGCTTCACAAGGAACCGCTCAGGTTCGAGAATGTACATCTTGCGGTAAGGAGTTATAAATAA
- a CDS encoding succinate dehydrogenase cytochrome b subunit produces the protein MQLLKSSVGRKILMAITGQLMVLFVIVHLIGNSSIFVGPDGINSYAEHLHSLGPLVWVFRLAMLAFILVHAFYGIQVSIENSKANPSKYAINNKLKANFASESMIWTGLLLALFVIYHISHFTLRLTSDVSAFAGQVPGNVFGMVTGSFSHGIIASTYVAAMVVLCLHLFHGIQSFFQTMGWNGDKSLPVISQVGRVLAFVFLIGYSSIPVFILAGIIK, from the coding sequence ATGCAACTATTAAAAAGCTCAGTGGGAAGAAAGATCCTTATGGCCATCACCGGCCAGCTGATGGTTCTTTTCGTAATTGTTCATCTGATTGGTAACTCTTCTATTTTTGTCGGTCCCGATGGAATCAATTCCTATGCAGAACATCTCCACAGCCTCGGACCCCTGGTTTGGGTATTCCGCCTTGCCATGCTGGCCTTTATTTTGGTCCATGCCTTTTACGGCATCCAGGTGAGCATCGAAAACAGTAAGGCGAATCCTTCCAAGTACGCGATCAACAATAAGCTGAAGGCCAATTTCGCCAGTGAAAGCATGATCTGGACCGGATTGCTCCTTGCACTTTTCGTCATCTACCACATCAGTCACTTCACCCTTCGGCTAACATCCGACGTTTCCGCCTTTGCAGGCCAGGTGCCGGGCAACGTCTTCGGTATGGTGACCGGGAGTTTCTCTCATGGCATCATTGCTTCAACCTATGTGGCGGCCATGGTGGTCCTCTGCCTACATCTTTTCCACGGCATCCAGAGTTTCTTCCAGACCATGGGGTGGAACGGCGATAAAAGTCTGCCGGTGATCAGTCAGGTGGGGCGGGTACTTGCCTTTGTCTTTTTGATCGGCTACAGCTCCATTCCGGTTTTCATCCTTGCAGGCATAATCAAATAG
- the tgt gene encoding tRNA guanosine(34) transglycosylase Tgt: MKFKLLKKDTETAARRGRLETPHGVIETPIFMPVGTHAAMKAMTPQQVKETGAQIILSNTYHLHLRPGESLVEKAGGLHKFMAWDGPILTDSGGFQVFSLPNKRITEDGAYFKHEITGEEVFLDPAKAIAIQEALGADIIMAFDECIPYPCDKQYAAQSTRKTLRWAEACKKAQTRKDQALFGIVQGSVFEDLRAMCAKEMIDMDFPGYAIGGVSVGEGLELLKKVVAMTAPFLPEDKPRYLMGVGLPEDILESVERGMDMFDCVIPTRYARSATLFTNRGKIRLTNKNYRRDFYPVEPNCSCYTCRNFTRAYLHHLFVSNEVLSAILASIHNVHFYLNMMAEIRLAIEEERFAEYKRTFLEGYLKGK, encoded by the coding sequence ATGAAATTCAAGCTACTCAAAAAAGACACTGAAACAGCAGCGCGGCGCGGCCGACTGGAAACCCCGCACGGCGTGATTGAGACTCCCATCTTCATGCCGGTCGGCACCCATGCGGCGATGAAGGCCATGACCCCGCAACAGGTGAAAGAAACCGGCGCCCAGATCATCCTCAGCAATACCTACCACCTCCACCTCCGCCCCGGCGAAAGCCTGGTGGAGAAGGCCGGCGGTCTGCACAAGTTCATGGCCTGGGACGGACCGATACTGACCGACTCCGGCGGCTTTCAGGTATTCTCGCTCCCCAACAAGCGGATCACCGAAGACGGGGCATATTTCAAGCATGAGATAACGGGGGAGGAGGTATTCCTCGACCCGGCAAAGGCCATTGCCATCCAGGAGGCGCTTGGCGCCGACATCATCATGGCCTTCGACGAGTGCATCCCCTACCCCTGCGACAAACAGTACGCAGCCCAATCGACGCGGAAAACCCTGCGCTGGGCGGAAGCATGCAAAAAAGCCCAGACACGCAAGGACCAGGCCCTGTTCGGCATTGTCCAGGGGAGCGTCTTCGAAGACCTGCGCGCCATGTGCGCCAAGGAAATGATCGACATGGATTTCCCCGGTTACGCCATTGGCGGCGTCTCAGTCGGTGAGGGACTGGAGCTCCTTAAGAAAGTGGTGGCCATGACCGCCCCCTTCCTGCCGGAGGACAAGCCGCGCTACCTGATGGGCGTCGGCCTCCCGGAAGATATCCTGGAGAGCGTGGAGCGGGGGATGGACATGTTCGACTGCGTCATCCCGACCCGCTATGCGAGGAGCGCAACGCTCTTCACCAACCGGGGGAAGATCAGACTGACCAACAAGAACTACCGCCGCGACTTCTACCCGGTGGAGCCGAACTGTTCCTGCTATACCTGCCGGAACTTCACCAGGGCATACCTCCACCACCTGTTCGTCTCCAACGAGGTGCTTTCGGCGATCCTCGCCAGCATCCACAACGTCCACTTCTACCTGAACATGATGGCGGAGATCCGCCTGGCCATCGAGGAAGAGCGGTTCGCCGAATACAAGCGGACTTTCCTGGAAGGGTATCTGAAGGGAAAATAA
- the mazG gene encoding nucleoside triphosphate pyrophosphohydrolase: protein MTEEKKGFDRLMEIMRKLRAPGGCPWDAEQTHASLKRYLLEESYEVIEAIDAGSPEMLKEELGDLMLQPVFHAAIAEERGEFTMDDVLDTINEKLIRRHPHVFGEQVVKSAEEQVANWERIKKAEKGAERKSALSGVPPELPALMKAQKITEKAARVGFDWEHTDQVFAKVLEELHEFEETLTEGNQERMEAELGDLLFAIVNLGRFLSLDPEEALRKTITRFARRFAFVEDTLHARGIHMQEASLAEMDKLWEEAKRMEREG from the coding sequence ATGACAGAAGAGAAAAAAGGGTTCGACCGCCTCATGGAAATAATGCGCAAACTGCGCGCCCCCGGCGGCTGCCCATGGGATGCGGAACAGACCCACGCGAGCCTCAAGCGCTATCTCCTGGAAGAGTCTTACGAAGTGATCGAAGCCATCGATGCCGGGTCTCCCGAGATGCTCAAGGAAGAACTGGGGGATCTCATGCTCCAGCCAGTTTTTCATGCGGCCATCGCCGAGGAGCGCGGCGAATTCACCATGGACGACGTGCTCGACACCATAAACGAAAAGCTCATTCGCCGTCATCCCCACGTGTTTGGGGAACAGGTGGTGAAAAGCGCTGAAGAGCAGGTGGCGAACTGGGAGCGGATCAAGAAGGCGGAAAAAGGTGCGGAGAGGAAATCCGCCCTGTCCGGCGTCCCTCCCGAGCTTCCCGCACTGATGAAGGCGCAGAAGATCACGGAAAAGGCGGCGCGGGTCGGTTTTGACTGGGAACACACGGACCAGGTCTTTGCCAAGGTGCTGGAAGAGCTGCATGAATTCGAGGAAACCCTGACGGAAGGGAACCAGGAACGGATGGAAGCTGAACTGGGAGACCTCCTGTTCGCCATCGTCAACCTGGGACGCTTCCTCTCACTGGATCCCGAGGAAGCGCTACGCAAGACCATAACCCGTTTTGCCCGTCGTTTTGCCTTTGTCGAGGACACCCTCCATGCACGCGGGATTCATATGCAGGAAGCAAGCCTGGCGGAGATGGACAAGCTCTGGGAAGAGGCGAAGAGGATGGAGCGGGAAGGGTGA
- a CDS encoding methylated-DNA--[protein]-cysteine S-methyltransferase, with translation MRKQESGEYRSIFVTEFGSGAVVASAEGLVEVFLPFAGNSPAEMAERVGELYPSAVRENPLTMKAAGLLQRYFAGEKVTFDIKIDRRGFTPFQQAVYAEVSKIPYGMVKTYGEVAGAIGRQRAARGVGTSMARNPLPIIIPCHRVVGGAGDMTGYSGAGGIVSKRLLLTMEGVVLDDCGRVKPSVPGRNDR, from the coding sequence ATGAGAAAACAGGAATCAGGGGAATATCGATCTATCTTTGTTACCGAGTTCGGTTCTGGTGCGGTGGTGGCGAGCGCCGAGGGTCTTGTTGAGGTGTTTCTGCCGTTTGCCGGAAATTCCCCTGCGGAGATGGCTGAGCGGGTTGGCGAGTTATATCCGTCTGCCGTGCGCGAGAATCCGTTGACGATGAAGGCTGCCGGGCTGCTGCAACGATATTTCGCCGGTGAGAAGGTGACGTTTGATATCAAGATCGACCGTCGCGGATTCACGCCGTTTCAGCAGGCTGTTTACGCGGAAGTTTCGAAGATACCCTACGGCATGGTGAAAACCTATGGCGAGGTGGCCGGGGCAATCGGGCGGCAAAGGGCCGCCAGAGGGGTCGGGACGTCGATGGCGCGCAATCCCCTGCCGATAATCATTCCCTGCCATCGGGTAGTCGGCGGGGCGGGCGACATGACCGGTTATTCCGGGGCCGGCGGTATCGTCTCCAAGAGGCTGTTACTCACTATGGAAGGGGTTGTTTTGGATGATTGCGGCAGGGTGAAACCCTCCGTGCCAGGCAGAAATGACCGGTAA
- the murJ gene encoding murein biosynthesis integral membrane protein MurJ, translating into MSEKKNIARAAGVLGFATILSRIMGMVREMVVARLFGAGFATDAFIAAFLIPNMLRRFFAEGALTSAFLPTFSEWYTQKGEQEARNLANVCFTLLTMVMAIITLLGVIFSPVIVHLMFPGFKSEPAKLELTILLNRLMFPYIFFVSLVALCMGILNTVRHFFTPAISTIFLNISMIFCAVFLHSRFQIPIVALAVGVLLGGVMQLLLQIPVLYRKGFPLRLRFDLKHPAVRRIALLMGPSVFGVGVYYLNITVGAILASLLPQGSVSYLYYAQRMFEFPQGIFTVSVAQAVLPSMSRQAAAGEMDALKESLAFGLKLTLFITIPAMAGLLICSTPIFSLIFMAGAFDYAKAQQCGVALFYYSLGLSLVALVRVLVPAFYALKDTRTPVLTAFIAFVLNLCFSLALMGPLKHGGLALASTLSALGNMVLLLYFLRKKIGPFGGRGIFLAGGKAAVASIPMAFAVYWAMRLADWSQQGHKLVKGGVLGGAVVVGVVIYLVFAHLLRCEEAHEAVMLFRRRVLKR; encoded by the coding sequence ATGTCCGAAAAGAAAAATATTGCCCGGGCCGCAGGCGTGCTCGGTTTTGCCACGATCCTCTCACGCATCATGGGGATGGTGCGGGAAATGGTTGTGGCGCGCCTGTTCGGCGCCGGGTTTGCCACCGACGCTTTTATTGCAGCCTTTCTGATTCCCAACATGCTGCGTCGCTTTTTTGCCGAAGGGGCGCTCACTTCGGCCTTTCTCCCCACATTTTCCGAGTGGTACACCCAAAAGGGGGAGCAGGAGGCGCGTAATCTGGCCAACGTCTGCTTTACCTTGCTCACCATGGTCATGGCGATCATCACCCTGTTGGGAGTTATATTCTCACCTGTTATCGTCCACCTCATGTTTCCCGGCTTCAAGTCCGAGCCTGCCAAGCTGGAGCTGACCATACTCCTCAACCGGCTGATGTTCCCCTACATATTTTTCGTCAGTTTGGTGGCGCTCTGCATGGGGATTTTGAACACCGTCCGCCATTTTTTTACCCCTGCCATTTCCACCATTTTCCTCAATATCTCCATGATTTTCTGCGCAGTCTTTTTGCACAGCCGTTTCCAGATACCCATCGTCGCCCTTGCCGTGGGTGTCTTGCTTGGCGGGGTAATGCAACTCTTGCTGCAAATTCCGGTTCTCTACCGGAAGGGTTTCCCCCTCCGGCTGCGCTTCGATCTGAAGCATCCGGCAGTGCGCAGGATCGCCCTCTTGATGGGGCCGTCCGTGTTCGGCGTCGGAGTCTATTACCTGAATATAACGGTCGGTGCAATACTTGCCTCTCTGCTCCCGCAGGGAAGCGTTTCTTATCTTTACTATGCCCAGCGAATGTTCGAGTTTCCCCAGGGGATATTCACCGTGTCGGTGGCCCAGGCCGTGCTCCCTTCCATGAGCAGGCAGGCTGCGGCCGGGGAGATGGATGCCCTGAAGGAGTCGCTCGCCTTCGGCCTGAAGCTCACCCTGTTCATCACCATACCGGCCATGGCGGGGCTCCTGATATGTTCCACGCCGATTTTTTCCCTGATCTTCATGGCGGGAGCGTTCGACTATGCCAAGGCGCAACAGTGCGGGGTGGCGCTTTTTTACTATTCACTCGGCCTGTCGCTGGTGGCCCTGGTGAGGGTGCTGGTGCCCGCATTTTACGCCCTCAAGGATACCAGGACGCCGGTGTTGACGGCCTTCATCGCCTTTGTCCTCAACCTCTGCTTTAGCCTCGCTTTGATGGGGCCGCTCAAGCACGGCGGCCTGGCGCTGGCTTCCACCTTGTCCGCCCTGGGGAACATGGTCCTGCTCCTCTATTTCCTGCGGAAAAAGATCGGTCCGTTCGGCGGCAGGGGGATTTTCCTCGCAGGGGGGAAGGCGGCAGTTGCATCCATCCCCATGGCCTTTGCCGTCTACTGGGCGATGCGGCTTGCGGATTGGTCACAACAGGGGCATAAGCTGGTGAAGGGCGGGGTCCTTGGCGGTGCAGTCGTCGTGGGGGTGGTCATCTACCTCGTTTTCGCCCACCTGCTGCGCTGCGAAGAGGCGCATGAGGCAGTCATGCTGTTTCGCAGGAGGGTTCTGAAAAGGTGA
- a CDS encoding BRO-N domain-containing protein, translated as MQIQPAIFETHEIRRVYDEKTETWWFSVVDIIQVLTQQPDYQTARKYWNKLKERLGKEGSQLVTNCHQLKMTAEDGKQRLTDVATAETLLRLVQSVPSPKAEPIKLWLAKVGYERMQEMADPALSLDRARETWQKHGRSEKWIQQRMTGQETRNKLTDYWANHDIKKGDEFAILTSFTRNGQG; from the coding sequence ATGCAAATCCAACCTGCTATTTTTGAAACCCACGAAATCCGCCGTGTCTATGACGAAAAAACCGAAACCTGGTGGTTCTCGGTGGTGGATATCATTCAGGTACTAACCCAGCAGCCGGATTATCAAACTGCTCGAAAGTACTGGAACAAACTGAAAGAGCGACTTGGTAAGGAAGGCAGCCAACTGGTGACAAATTGTCACCAGTTGAAAATGACTGCTGAGGACGGTAAGCAACGCCTGACAGACGTAGCCACCGCCGAAACATTGCTGCGCCTGGTTCAATCCGTCCCCAGCCCGAAAGCGGAGCCGATCAAGCTCTGGCTGGCCAAGGTCGGCTACGAGCGCATGCAGGAAATGGCTGATCCTGCGTTGTCTTTGGACCGTGCACGCGAAACCTGGCAGAAGCACGGGCGTAGCGAGAAGTGGATTCAGCAGCGCATGACCGGGCAGGAAACACGCAACAAGCTGACTGATTATTGGGCAAACCACGACATCAAGAAAGGCGATGAATTTGCGATTCTTACTTCATTCACCAGGAATGGTCAGGGGTGA